A genomic window from Salvia miltiorrhiza cultivar Shanhuang (shh) chromosome 5, IMPLAD_Smil_shh, whole genome shotgun sequence includes:
- the LOC130985312 gene encoding pentatricopeptide repeat-containing protein At4g18975, chloroplastic-like, with protein sequence MNYLQLSSRQVLFVKVDFPVFNLFQRYNVSSLLIKASDSSVPTYKAIASPQDFRGGQNDKSLVTSNAVEKKLVRKSGKKEHHLWKRRDQIGSGHKALNLVRTICGLANEKEAVYSALDEWIAWETEFPLIAAAKALVILRQRSQWKRIIQVAKWMLSKGQGATMATYDHLLLAFDMDRRPDEAEMLWNMILHAHDRSISKRLFSRMISLYDHHNMANNVIEVFADMEELGVKPDEDTVRRIARAFEVLGQEDKQKQFLTKYQRKWKYIHFKGERARVRT encoded by the exons ATGAATTATTTGCAATTATCAAGTCGACAG GTTTTATTTGTTAAAGTAGATTTTCCTGTATTCAATTTGTTCCAGAGATACAATGTTTCCTCTCTCCTAATCAAGGCATCTGATTCCAGCGTTCCGACGTATAAG GCGATAGCTTCTCCGCAAGACTTCCGTGGAGGCCAAAATGATAAATCTTTGGTTACATCAAATGCTGTTGAGAA AAAACTTGTTCGGAAGTCGGGAAAGAAGGAGCACCACTTATGGAAAAGGAGAGACCAAATTGGTTCAGGACATAAAGCACTGAATCTTGTTCGAACT ATTTGTGGACTTGCAAATGAGAAAGAAGCTGTTTATAGCGCCCTTGACGAGTGGATAGCCTGGGAGACTGAATTTCCATTAATTGCTGCGGCAAAGGCTCTGGTGATCTTAAGGCAGAGGAGTCAGTGGAAAAGAATTATTCAG GTGGCCAAGTGGATGTTGAGCAAAGGTCAAGGAGCAACAATGGCGACCTATGACCACCTCCTACTGGCATTTGACATGGATAGAAGGCCAGATGAAGCAGAAATGCTATGGAACATGATTTTACATGCACACGATCGATCTATTTCCAAGAGGCTGTTTTCCAGGATGATATCCTTGTACGACCATCATAATATGGCAAATAATGTTATAGAG GTATTTGCTGACATGGAGGAGTTGGGAGTGAAACCAGATGAAGATACTGTTAGAAGAATAGCAAGGGCCTTTGAGGTGTTAGGTCAAGAGGATAAACAGAAACAATTCTTGACGAAATACCAAAGAAAATGGAAATACATTCACTTCAAGGGGGAAAGAGCTCGGGTAAGAACTTGA
- the LOC130985236 gene encoding subtilisin-like protease SBT5.6, producing MENFLSSFFLLFLLLPLLVSCTDRQVYIVYFGEHSGAKTLQQIQENHHSYLVSVKETEEDAKSSLIYSYKHTINGFAALLTPHEASKLSKMEEVVSLFRSHPRKYEIHTTRSWEFAGVEEAMKKSENLNKDDLWLKSNYGKDVIVGFLDSGVWPESKSFNDEGMAPIPKSWKGICQSGDEFNSSNCNKKIIGARYYIKGYEAYYGPLNRTLDYLSPRDKDGHGTHTSSTAAGRRVSNISALGGFAPGTASGGAPLARVAIYKVCWAVPGHGKEEGNTCFEEDMLAAMDDAVADGVDVLSISIGTKDPQPFNHDGIALGALHAAKRNVVVACSAGNSGPAPSTLSNPAPWIITVAASSVDRIFSSPAVLGNGMKLPGQTVTPYKLEKKLYPLVYAGHVANPDVPQNLSGQCLPGSLSSKKAKGKIVMCLRGNGTRVGKGMEVKRAGGIGFILGNSLANGDELAADAHLLPATAVNYQNALKIIDYIHSSEAPTAYIVPGTTLLDIKPAPFMAAFSSRGPSTLSPDILKPDITAPGLNILAAWSEASSPTKLAADKRVVKYNILSGTSMSCPHIGGASALLTAIHPRWSSAAIKSALITSAGLNNNQGSTITDASGNPADPFQFGGGHFRPAKAADPGLIYDASYTDYLFYLCSIGIKVDPTFTCPKQATSPVNLNYPSLAIPSLRDSVTVVRTVTNVGSSKSTYFVSIKPPPGISVKIWPPILHFNRAGEKRSFTITVKVAPSGITGTVDKQKYGFGWYTWSDGIHNVRSPMAVSVA from the exons ATGGAGAATTTCCTTTcctcattttttcttcttttccttcttcttcctcttctggtTTCCTGCACTGACAGACAG GTATATATAGTTTATTTTGGAGAGCACAGTGGAGCAAAAACTCTCCAACAAATCCAAGAAAACCACCATTCATATCTAGTCTCTGTGAAGGAAACTGAGGAAGATGCAAAATCTTCTCTCATTTACAGTTACAAGCACACCATCAATGGCTTCGCCGCTCTCCTCACTCCTCATGAAGCTTCCAAATTATCTA AGATGGAGGAAGTGGTGTCGCTATTTCGTAGCCATCCAAGAAAATACGAAATCCACACAACAAGGTCGTGGGAATTTGCAGGTGTGGAAGAGGCAATGAAGAAATCGGAGAATCTAAATAAGGATGATTTATGGCTAAAATCTAACTATGGAAAAGATGTTATTGTTGGCTTCTTAGATAGCG GTGTGTGGCCGGAGTCGAAGAGCTTCAACGACGAAGGGATGGCTCCGATACCTAAATCGTGGAAAGGAATTTGCCAAAGCGGGGACGAATTCAACTCATCAAACTGTAACAA gAAAATAATTGGGGCCCGATATTACATCAAGGGCTACGAAGCATACTACGGCCCACTAAACAGAACGCTGGATTACCTCTCCCCACGAGACAAGGACGGCCACGGGACCCACACGTCGTCGACGGCGGCCGGCCGGAGAGTGAGCAACATCTCGGCTCTGGGCGGCTTCGCCCCCGGCACGGCGTCGGGCGGCGCCCCGCTGGCCCGGGTGGCCATCTACAAGGTGTGCTGGGCCGTCCCGGGGCACGGCAAAGAGGAGGGCAACACTTGCTTCGAGGAAGACATGCTGGCCGCCATGGACGACGCGGTGGCCGACGGCGTCGACGTGCTCAGCATCTCCATCGGGACCAAAGACCCCCAGCCCTTCAACCACGACGGCATAGCCCTAGGCGCCCTCCACGCCGCCAAGCGGAACGTCGTCGTCGCATGCAGCGCCGGCAACTCCGGCCCCGCCCCCTCCACGCTCTCCAACCCCGCCCCCTGGATTATAACCGTCGCCGCCAGCAGCGTCGACCGGATATTCTCATCCCCCGCCGTGCTCGGGAATGGCATGAAATTACCG GGCCAAACAGTGACTCCATATAAGTTGGAAAAGAAGCTGTATCCGTTAGTTTACGCGGGTCACGTAGCCAACCCGGATGTGCCCCAGAACCTATCcgg GCAATGCTTACCTGGGTCTCTGTCTTCAAAGAAGGCTAAAGGTAAGATAGTAATGTGCTTGAGAGGGAACGGGACGAGAGTGGGTAAAGGCATGGAGGTGAAAAGAGCTGGAGGTATTGGCTTCATTTTAGGAAACAGTTTAGCAAATGGAGATGAATTAGCAGCTGATGCTCATCTTCTCCCTGCGACTGCTGTCAATTATCAAAATGCTCTCAAAATTATAGACTACATTCATTCTTCCGAAGCCCCCACGGCCTACATCGTGCCAGGCACCACTCTTTTAGACATCAAACCAGCACCTTTCATGGCTGCCTTCTCCAGCAGAGGCCCCAGCACTCTTTCACCCGATATTCTCAAG CCAGACATCACAGCTCCAGGGCTCAACATACTAGCAGCATGGAGCGAAGCGTCTTCTCCGACAAAGTTGGCCGCAGACAAACGCGTGGTGAAGTACAACATTCTATCGGGAACTTCAATGTCCTGCCCTCATATAGGCGGCGCATCAGCTCTCCTCACGGCGATACACCCCCGTTGGAGCAGTGCCGCCATAAAATCTGCTCTAATAACCTCTG CTGGGCTGAATAACAATCAAGGCAGCACGATCACCGATGCATCCGGCAATCCAGCAGACCCTTTCCAATTTGGTGGCGGCCATTTCAGACCTGCAAAAGCAGCAGATCCCGGACTTATCTACGACGCCTCCTACACAGACTATCTCTTCTACCTGTGCAGCATTGGAATTAAGGTTGATCCTACCTTCACCTGCCCAAAACAGGCAACGAGTCCGGTTAATCTGAATTACCCATCCCTGGCAATACCCAGTCTGCGTGATAGTGTTACTGTGGTAAGAACAGTGACTAATGTGGGAAGCAGTAAGAGTACATATTTCGTGAGCATCAAACCTCCACCTGGGATCTCAGTAAAAATATGGCCTCCCATACTACACTTCAATCGTGCTGGAGAGAAACGGAGTTTCACCATCACAGTAAAAGTAGCACCTAGTGGCATTACAGGCACCGTGGACAAACAAAAGTACGGATTTGGATGGTATACGTGGTCTGATGGAATCCACAACGTCCGGAGTCCCATGGCCGTTTCAGTAGCCTAG